The sequence caccactaccatcactaacatcaccatcattactgccatcaccaccacaacactaccacatcaccaccaccaccatcatcatcaccaccactaaactgccaccactaccatcattgccatcatcaccatcaccatcactattacTAACATCACCATTACTAACATCACCATTATAATactaccaccatcactaccaccaccaccaccatcaccactactacaatcatcatcatcatcaccaccaccaccaccaccacaatcaccatcaccatcaccaccaccaccatcaccatcaccatcaccatcaccatcaccatcaccaccatcaccaccaccatcaccaccaccatcaccatcaccatcaccatcaccaccataatcaccaccataatcaccaccaccaccaccatcaccaccaccatcaccaccaccaccatcaccaccaccaccaccaccaccatcaccatcaccaccaccaccatcaccaccaccaccaccaccaccatcaccatcaccaccaccatcaccatcaccaccatcaccatcaccatcaccaccaccatcaccatcatcaccaccaccaccatcaccatcatcaccaccaccaccatcaccaccaccaccaccatcaccatcatcaccaccaccaccatcaccatcatcaccaccatcaccaccatcatcaccaccaccaccacaaccatcatcaccatcaccaccaccatcaccaccaccaccaccatcaccaccatcaccaccaccaccatcaccatcatcaccaccaccaccatcaccaccatcaccaccatcaccaccaccaccaccaccaccaccaccatcaccaccaccatcaccaccatcaccaccaccgtcaccaccaccaccatcaccaccaccaccaccaccatcaccaccaccaccatcaccatcaccaccatcaccaccaccaccatcaccaccaccaccatcaccaccaccatcaccaccaccatcaccaccaccaccatcaccaccaccaccaccatcaccaccaccaccatcaccatcaccaccaccatcaccaccaccaccaccaccatcaccatcaccatcaccaccaccaccaccaccaccatcgccatcactaccaccaccaccaccatcaccatcaccatcaccaccaccatcaccaccatcaccaccaccaccaccactgccaccaccaccaccaccaccaccatcaccatcactaccaccaccaccaccaccatcaccaccaccatcatcatcatcaccaccaccatcaccaccaccatcatcatcatcaccaccaccatcatcaccaccaccatcaccatcatcaccaccaccaccaccaccaccaccatcatcaccaccatcacaaccaccaccaccatcaccatcaccatcaccatcaccaccaccatcaccaccatcatcatcaccaccaccaccatcgaCACCACCAAATCCCATCACATAAAGGTAATGTAACAAATGAAACTAATGATTCCAAAATAGTATCTTCATCCAGGAATTAGTCTGAgcattttcctcattttgaactttttttaatGTACGCATTTAAAGTCTGTATTAGGCCCCAGAAGATCTGCTTGACAGGTCAGTTTGGCACTCACTATTCTAACCATGCCAAAGTAAGCTTTAGCAGGTGCATACGTGGTTGTACTGACAGGCTAGCAGGCTGGCCTACTGGTGCCTGCCTGTCCCCTTCTCACCAGGTGGAAGAGAAGTGCCACACGTCCAGTATGCCAAGAGGCCATTGGATACAATCCCACTAGTCTCCGAGGGTACTGAATGCATGCCTGACACGTTGTAGGGAATGCATGCCCAAGGGTAGATCCGGGGGCCCTTGGCAGCTGCCCCAGGCGTTTGGGGGCATTTAAAGCTAATGCCACCCTTCAATTCAGTTGTTGGAAGCTTTACACCAGCTCAGCACGAATCACATCTGCCAGTCTGCAGTTAAATATAGAAAACTGAGCTGAAGCCACTGGCTCCAGACACCTGTCTGACCCTACTCATCACTCAGTCAAGTTTTAGAGATGTATAATGCTTGGTAAAGTGAATTGTGCTCTTTTCCATTTATGGGAGCCATGTGGCAGAATTAACTTATTTTCACACTATTTGGAATTATACTGCTTATGGTTTTCTTTGgaactattttcaaatatatttcagcCTTTTAAATAATGGAAATCTTGTATctacacttttctttctttttttaacatttaagtaaGAGTAGGAccaagtagaataaaataaataaggtcAGGTTTAAGgtcatattttttctaattttgagtttgtgtgaaaactagaaaaatcttaAACCTGGTTTTCATGATCTTTTCTTTCTATAGGGGTGTGTAAATAAGTTTTGTACCTTTGCTTATAACTCacactctttttctcttctcaaaaTGAGAAACTAGCTCAGATTAAAGCAGAGTATCAGCACTATTTTGACAAGGTATAATTTATCCCATAGGAACATCTTAACTGAAAATCCATTGTTGAAATCCTATAGCTTCTTTAGTGGTTGAGTTCAACTCCAGAGTCAGACTTAGGTTCAAATCCCAAATCCTATTTctgcatggaaaaaaaaaaaaaaaaatgcaataggcTGAAAAGTATTCTGGATTGCCTACTTAAAGTAAAATTCCCCAATAATTCAGAATTTATAATTCCATCTAAACTCAAATGatgttaaaaataagtataaatagtTTGTAATATAGTATAAATATGATTGCCTGAAGAAAAAGTTGCTTGAGAATTGAGAATGAGCCTATTTACTGTTTACAACTCTATAGCTATTCCTAAGTGCAGGTGATATAACTTAAAAAGGCATATGCCTTTGACAAAAAATTCCCTTTGTGGAAATTTACAGGATAACTATTCTCCTATGCACactaataaatgaacaaaattattcaTTGTGACACTATGCTGTAAGTataaacctaaatgtccattggtAGGGAGCTGGCGAAATAAAACACAGCACAACTATATAACGGACGCTACATATCCATTTAAAGGAGGGAAGCTCTCTGTAGGTTCAAGATACACTGTTTAGTGAAGAAGGCTGCAGAATTGTGTATCACATCATGcgtgtgaagaaagaaaaaaaggaaatatcctgcaTGGGTTTGAAAATATATGAAGTATTTCTGCAAGGATGTAAGGAAGATAACCATGATTAGGATGGTTTCCCTCCAGGGAGGAAACTGTATCAAGGAGCACAGGAAAAAGAGACACTCACTTTCCACTCTTCAGAATTTTTTGCTGTGAGTATGTAGGAACTATTCCAaaaatgcttttttaattttttgtaaaggaGATAAAGGCATAGCAGGAATTGCACATGAAGACACACACTGTGCTTTCAAGTAGACATtttttcaactaatatttattaaaggtATTTTAAAACTCAGGTTGATCTCTCATCTTAACTGTGATTGGTTCAATTTTACCATACCCAAAGAATAAATTCATTTGAGCTTTTACCTACACCTTTGCTTTTTGTTAAAGgaagaatttaatgcaatgtgttCAGAAAGTTACATTTAAATCGttaataaaaaggaagagaaagaagagaggacacCATTCCGACACAAACGTTTATGTGATTTTAGCCATTACAACAGTAATTCAGAAATATCTCAAATGTTACACTGATGTCATCAATactgcaaaaaaggaaaaaaaagtgacaggCAACAGTGAAGAGCACCAGAGACCCAGCGCACACCTAAAGTAGACCATGCTTCTTTCCTTCGACTGCCAGGGTATCGTCCCGGGAAGCCCCCCACCCCCTCGCTTTCCTCCTCCGCTTTCCCTAACCCGTCTCGCGGGGCGTCTACGCCTCGTCCTCGCCCTCCTCCTCCTCGAACTCCCCCTGTTCGTCGGCCGTGGCGTCCTGGTACTGCTGGTACTCAGACACCAGGTCGTTCATGTTGCTCTCGGCCTCGGTGAACTCCATCTCGTCCATGCCCTCGCCCGTGTACCAGTGCAGGAAGGCCTTGCGCCGGAACATGGCCGTGAACTGCTCCGAGATGCGCTTGAACAGCTCCTGGATGGCCGTGCTGTTGCCGATGAAGGTGGCCGACATCTTCAGGCCGCGGGGCGGGATGTCGCACACGGCCGTCTTCACGTTGTTGGGGATCCACTCCACGAAGTAGCTGCTGTTCTTGTTCTGCACGTTGAGCATCTGCTCGTCCACCTCCTTCATGGACATGCGGCCCCGGAAGATGGCGGCCACCGTCAGGTAGCGGCCGTGGCGCGGGTCGCAGGCGGCCATCATGTTCTTGGAGTCGAACATCTGCTGGGTGAGCTCGGGCACCGTGAGCGCCCGGTACTGCTGGCTGCCCCGGCTGGTCAGGGGCGCGAAGCCGGGCATGAAGAAGTGCAGGCGGGGGAAGGGCACCATGTTCACCGCCAGCTTGCGCAGGTCTGCGTTCAGCTGGCCCGGGAAGCGCAGGCAGGTGGTGACCCCGCTCATGGTGGCCGACACCAGGTGGTTGAGGTCCCCGTAGGTGGGGGTGGTCAGCTTCAGGGTGCGGAAGCAGATGTCATACAGGGCCTCGTTGTCAATGCAGTAGGTTTCATCGGTGTTTTCCACCAGCTGGTGGACAGAGAGGGTGGCGTTGTAGGGCTCCACCACCGTGTCTGACACCTTGGGTGAGGGCATGACGCTGAAGGTGTTCATGATGCGGTCTGGGTACTCTTCCCGGATCTTGCTGATGAGCAGGGTGCCCATCCCGGACCCCGTGCCGCCCCCCAGAGAGTGGGTCAGCTGGAAGCCCTGGAGACAGTCAcagctctctgactccttcctcACCACATCCAGGACCGAGTCGACCAGCTCGGCTCCCTCTGTGTAGTGGCCCTTGGCCCAGTTATTCCCGGCTCCACTCTGGCCTGCCGGAGGGAAAGAGAAATCTTAAGTCACCCGTGATTGTATTAAATACCTTACCTCAAACCCCTTAATATAGATCAGTGAGTCAATGCTCAGATAAGACTATTTCAGATTATCACCAAAATGGCCAAACGTTAAAATATTTGTTCatgaatataattataaataaggaAGGCCAGGACACCAAGCTCTTAGCAGCTGAAAGGCAAACAATTTTACCCTATATTAAAGCTAAGTTGGCACACCGCGGATGTTCTTCATGCTTTCCCTCTGGCAGTCACACCTCTCCAGCCTCCGCTGCCCAGTGTAAAATGAATCCCTCATGCTCTCAGCCACACCAGGCACTCACCAAACACGAAATTGTCTGGTCTAAAGATCTGGCCGAATGGTCCAGACCTAACCGAATCCATCGTGCCTGGCTCCAGATCCACGAGGATGGCCCGAGGAACATATTTGTTACCTGCAAGGAACAACAGTGACTTAGACCCTCAGGCAAGGACCTCTTCAGAGAAGGGCTTGGGCGCCTGCTGCCATCATGCAGATGTTGCCCCAAACAAAGGGAGACCCACCATCAGGTTCTCAAAGGGCTCTGTCGGCATAAGGAAGCCCAATGAAATACTGCAGGGAAAGAGCGGGGATCCTAAACTGAATAGTCCACCCCCTCCCAGGGCCACACCCCTGGGGTCCCACgcaagggaaaggggaaaaggGTGGAAAAACTgaagggagtgggggtggggcaaGGGTGATTACCAGTGGCTTCATTGTAGTAAACATTGATTCTCTCCAGCTGCAAATCACTGTCTCCATGGTAACTGCCAGTGGGGTCAATCCCATGCTCATCACTGATGACCTCCCAAAACTGAGACAGAAAGGCTGCATTTAGCCATGCACGATCCCCCAGAAACGCCAAGGCTCACAATGAAATGTACCCGACTCTGTTCCGACAACCCAACATTTCAGGAGCTTGAAGCTTTAAAGGGCGTCGTGAACCGGGCACAGCCGCGGGGCTTGTATTTTGCAGGgtcagaaagttgaaactgggCGTTTCCCAGGCAAACAGCTGCTGCTCGCGGCGGGAGGTAGGGGTCGAGGGGGGAAGGACCAGCCAAAGCCGGACAGTGGCGGAGCTTGGCGCACTGGTAGCAGCCCCAGGCGGCGGCAGGAGGCGAGGGCACAGGGACTGCAGCCCGCGAGGAGCGGGTGGGCGGGGAAAGAGGAACGCGAAGGAGCTAAAGGACCGCGGTTTTAGATTCAAAGCACGTCCTGAGACCGCAAGACAAttgctctcctcccctcccccggcAGCTCGACTCCGGTTCAAGCGAGTACAATTAATCCTCCTGGTGTCCCAGCCGCTCGCGCGGAACGCCGCGCACAGCCCCGCGGACACACCCTCGTCTTCTCCAGGCACGCGTGCCTGCCAAGCAGCCAGCGCggagggaggccgagggggggaCGGGGACTCCAAATGAGTTacagcagaaagaaagagaggtgcCCCCTCCGTCCCCGAAAGTCACCTCCTAGCCCAGGCCACACTCGGCGGCACAAAGCGGCCAGGAATGTCTGCATTTGGCGACCCCAGGCCTTCCCAGGACCGCGCCTGGGGACCCCGAGGGGCTCTCGGCCCAGGTTCGCGCCCCCATCGACCCCCTCCGCTGCGGCGCGCCCACCTTGGCGCCAATCTGGTTGCCGCACTGGCCCGCCTGGATGTGCACGATCTCACGCATGGTGCCTCGTCAGCGTCCTCCTGGTCCGGCGGCGTCTGGTGGGTCTGTCCGTCCTCCCCTCACACACCCACTGCGGGGTCACCGGGAAGGCGCTCGGGAACCGACGGGCTGAGAGCGCCGGCCCCGCGGGCTCCGGCTTTTATGCAAGGAGGGTGGGGCGGTCGGCACAGGCCGCGCCCCCAGCCCGAGCCCCCCAGTCCCCTTCGCGCTGGCGCTCTCCAGGCCCGGCTGACGTAATGCTCCAGGCCCTAGGGACCGTCCGGGGGGCTGGACCACGGGCCCGCGGCCAATCAGAGCGGGCGTGCCGACCGGGAGAGGGGTGGGGGCTCCCGGGAGTATGGTGGGGGCGTGCGCATTGTCTGGGGCTGTGGTGGGGGTCCGGGTATGGGGATATGGGGGAAGGGTGAAGGAAAGGAGGGTGAGAGGGCGGCGAGGCGAGGGCCACCAGCGCGGCCTGACCGGGGTGCGGGCAGAGCTGGCACCGGATGGGAACGATGGAGGACTGGAGCAGATGGAGAGGCCGTCAGGTGCTCCAGTGAGGCAGGTGGGAGGGCTGAGGTGGCACAGGCTGCTCCGCCACCTCGGATTGCGGTTCCTACTCGGCCACTGGCCAGAGTCCCTCCAGCCAACTGCCCCTGGTGAGACCACTGTCTTTTTCCTCAACCCTGGAGGCCAGCGACTGCCCAGGCGGCGCTCCGTCTCACAGAGGCCTGGGGGAGGACAGGTGGCCCCAGAAGGAAGTCGTGCTTGACGGCAGCCGGGACACCTGCAGCCCATGAACACCAGCGCGGCCTCCGCCCCCGCCCCAGCGTGGGCCTGCTTTCTCCTTTGTCTGTCTTGGACTGGTAGCTCCTCTCACTGCGCCGCAGCATCTGGGGGTGAAGCGACCTCGGAGCCCCTCGGCCCTGCCCGACCCTCTCCGGGAGTGCATAACGCCCCTGCTGGTACCCAGGACCCCTCTGCCCAGAGGGTTGACTTTTGTTCGTCGCGAGTGATGCAGTGGGAGTGGCCGGTGGCGCTGCACTGACCGTCCGGAGGGCAGAAAGAGGGTGGGGTCCCGGGGGCGGGGCTGTCGGCGGAACAAAGGGCTCTCAGAAACGTGGGATACGCTGTGTAACCTAGTATTTAAAACCACACTACAGGCGCCCCCCCCAACCCCGCCCTCGGATTCAGTTCATCTATTGTCAAGTAAGAGGGTGGGTTCCAAGGGTGGCCCACGCCCGAGTAACAAACTTTCTTATCTTCCATCGCGGCGACCTGGAGGTCCGAGGCTTCGTGCTGCGGTTCAAGGGTGGGGAATACGACTAAAAACTGCAGCCCAGCGCGCGCAAGACGACCCAAGACCCACGCGCACTCGCACGAGCGCGTGCACAGACTTGGAGCACAGACCCTCCCTTCAGATCCCCAGTCTCTAGGTACCGAGGCAGGAACTGGTCTCTTTGTTACTTttcgcgcgcgcgtgtgtgtgtgtgagagagagagagggagagagagagagagactgactaaTCCTACGTGCGTTTGAGGGCGGGAGGGGAAAGGGTGTCAGAAACGTTCACTGCACAACCCGTTCCCTGCAATTCGATGACTGAAGCGCGCCGCCCCACACTTCGGAAGGGCCATTGGCGAGGTGACGTGACCTCTTTCATCCCCTGGCGAGAAAGGCCGAATGACCCGGGCTCCCGCGGCGGAGCGGAGCCTGCAGCTGTTGAGCGAGACCCTCCCAGAACTATCAGCAAGCTGTCATCGCCTCCCTTCCCCGCTGTGGGCTGGAGGGTGGGGGGTTCAAGTCGATTCCAATGTACAAAGAGAAGTAGCGGGAACAAAAGCCCAGGCGCCCCCAAACATCCAGGGCGCCCAGACTGGAGCTCGCGGCCGGTGTTCCAGACGCGGCCGGCGTGCCCGGGTTAGGGTGGGGTCTGCCGACAGGCAGAGGGCAGCGGAAGGTCTGTCCACATGCCCTACTCTCTGGGTTCCAAGGTCTCGGGGCCTGACCTCCGAGTTTCTAATCCAGATCCTACAGATGCCGAAACGTCGAGGGCTTGCaattcccaaggtcacacagcaagttaagGACAGGGCTCGGACTGGAATCTCGTCTTTTGGGCACACCAGACCTCGGGGAAAGTGACCGCATCTCGGCCAAAAGGGCTGTGGCAGGTGTCAGCCTCGAGGTGGCGGCTCTGGTGGGACCAAGCTGCGCCGGAAGGAACGGAGCTAGGGCGGCACCCTCGTGGCGAATGTAGACACACTCGGAGCGGTCACCGCTTCGCGGCGAGCTCCCAGGAGCAACCCTGATGCTCAGCgctggggggtggggatgggggctgCTCAGCTCCATGCTGAGTAACTTGAGCTGGCCACCTGCCTCCTTCATCTAACTATTTCATTTCTTAGCTTCTGTTTCCGAGCCAAATCTCCATTGAGTGCCCGGGTGAAAACGTGTGTTCAAGATCGTATAGATAGATGAAAAGACCCTTTCCTCTCAGGTTTCTTTTAAACGGGGAAGTTTGGGATAGGGTGAGGCTGGAAATCATCCTTCTGAAAGCCCACAGTGCCCTTGGGGACACTTTTGGCCCAAGATCTGCT is a genomic window of Pongo pygmaeus isolate AG05252 chromosome 5, NHGRI_mPonPyg2-v2.0_pri, whole genome shotgun sequence containing:
- the LOC129039563 gene encoding tubulin beta-2B chain, with the translated sequence MREIVHIQAGQCGNQIGAKFWEVISDEHGIDPTGSYHGDSDLQLERINVYYNEATGNKYVPRAILVDLEPGTMDSVRSGPFGQIFRPDNFVFGQSGAGNNWAKGHYTEGAELVDSVLDVVRKESESCDCLQGFQLTHSLGGGTGSGMGTLLISKIREEYPDRIMNTFSVMPSPKVSDTVVEPYNATLSVHQLVENTDETYCIDNEALYDICFRTLKLTTPTYGDLNHLVSATMSGVTTCLRFPGQLNADLRKLAVNMVPFPRLHFFMPGFAPLTSRGSQQYRALTVPELTQQMFDSKNMMAACDPRHGRYLTVAAIFRGRMSMKEVDEQMLNVQNKNSSYFVEWIPNNVKTAVCDIPPRGLKMSATFIGNSTAIQELFKRISEQFTAMFRRKAFLHWYTGEGMDEMEFTEAESNMNDLVSEYQQYQDATADEQGEFEEEEGEDEA